One segment of Panicum virgatum strain AP13 chromosome 1K, P.virgatum_v5, whole genome shotgun sequence DNA contains the following:
- the LOC120705497 gene encoding zealexin A1 synthase-like — protein sequence MEADKLLLAVAAAAVLVVLSWRLIIRPSLAAKPKLNLPPGPRMLPVIGSLHHLLSSPLLFRVLRGLAKKHGPLMTLRLGEVPALVASSMEAAQAILKVHDTNFADRFTPATFATVAYGGTNLILSPYGERWRHLRKIVVQEMLTATRVQSFKHIRQEEVGRFLHGMAASAAAGTAVNFSTAVSKLINDAFLRECVGSRCKYQDEFLDAVHTASLLASGVTIADLYPSSRIMQMLGTAPRKALAVRRRVDRIVKQIIQEAKEAMECDDKTVDDSFISLLLRLQKEGSMPIPLTNETIIALMFDMLAAGSETSSTTLNWALTELIRSPAAMARAQAEVREAFKGKSIITDDDIAKSGISYLKLVFKETLRLHPSSPLLIPRQCRETCQVMGYDIPKGTAVFVNVWAIGRDPLYWEDPEEFKPERFETNNLDFRGTNFEFIPFGAGRRMCPGINLGLANIELALASLLYHFDWKLPKGMEPKDVEMREAVGMVASKETSLIVHPVTFIPPAVAA from the exons ATGGAGGCCGACAAGCTActtctcgccgtcgccgccgccgccgtgctcgtcGTCCTCTCCTGGAGGCTCATCATCCGGCCTTCCCTCGCCGCCAAGCCGAAGCTCAACCTTCCTCCCGGCCCGCGGATGCTGCCGGTGATCGGCAGCCTCCACCACCTGCTCAGCAGCCCGCTGCTCTTCCGGGTCCTGCGCGGGCTCGCCAAGAAGCACGGCCCGCTCATgacgctccgcctcggcgaggtGCCCGCGCTGGTGGCGTCGTCGATGGAGGCCGCGCAGGCGATCCTGAAGGTGCACGACACTAACTTCGCCGACCGGTTCACCCCGGCCACCTTCGCGACGGTCGCCTATGGGGGCACCAACCTGATACTCTCGCCCTACGGCGAGCGGTGGCGCCATCTCCGCAAGATCGTCGTGCAAGAGATGCTCACCGCCACACGGGTGCAGTCCTTCAAGCACATCCGCCAGGAGGAGGTGGGCCGGTTTCTGCACGGCATGgccgcatccgccgccgccggcaccgcggTGAACTTCTCCACGGCGGTCTCCAAGCTCATCAACGACGCCTTTCTGAGGGAGTGCGTCGGCAGCCGGTGCAAGTACCAGGACGAGTTCCTCGACGCCGTCCACACGGCGTCTCTACTGGCGTCGGGTGTAACCATCGCCGACCTCTACCCGTCTTCCAGGATCATGCAGATGCTGGGCACGGCACCACGCAAGGCTCTCGCAGTCCGCCGAAGGGTCGACCGCATAGTCAAGCAGATCATCCAGGAGGCCAAGGAAGCCATGGAGTGCGACGACAAGACAGTCGACGACAGCTTCATTAGCCTGCTGCTCAGGCTCCAGAAGGAGGGAAGCATGCCCATCCCGCTCACAAATGAAACCATCATTGCTCTCATGTTT GACATGTTAGCTGCGGGCAGCGAGACCTCCTCGACCACGCTGAACTGGGCCCTGACAGAACTAATCCGGTCGCCAGCTGCGATGGCCAGGGCACAGGCTGAGGTGCGAGAAGCCTTCAAAGGAAAGAGCATCATCACCGATGACGACATCGCCAAGTCAGGGATCAGCTACCTCAAGCTAGTGTTCAAAGAAACCCTCAGGCTGCATCCTAGTTCACCACTCCTGATCCCACGTCAGTGTCGCGAGACCTGTCAGGTCATGGGCTACGATATCCCCAAGGGCACAGCCGTGTTCGTCAACGTATGGGCGATTGGCAGGGATCCTTTATACTGGGAAGATCCTGAGGAGTTCAAGCCAGAACGGTTTGAGACTAACAACCTAGATTTCCGAGGGACAAACTTTGAGTTCATCCCATTTGGTGCTGGCCGTCGTATGTGCCCAGGCATTAACCTTGGGCTGGCCAACATAGAGCTTGCACTGGCAAGCCTCCTCTACCACTTTGATTGGAAACTTCCGAAGGGAATGGAGCCTAAGGATGTCGAGATGCGAGAGGCTGTAGGAATGGTTGCAAGTAAGGAAACTAGCCTTATTGTGCACCCCGTTACTTTCATTCCTCCAGCGGTGGCGGCGTAA